In Asterias rubens chromosome 2, eAstRub1.3, whole genome shotgun sequence, the sequence GGACATGGAGCATGTGGGTCTGACGGGCGATGTCAATGTGACCAGAAGTATGTAGGTAAGTATCCATGTAatggtcaaaggtcaaaatgCGCAAAAACATTACATATATAGattttgcaaaaacattgtatttttttgcatgaaaatgCTCGGTGATAAAACACAGTTTCTTGATTTCTATTGTTTTGTGTGTCCATCCAGATTATTTTAAGCGAGGTATGACATTTGTCACAATTTTCAATTAGCGTGTAGTATAATTGCTATTGTAGGAGCTACAACAGACATGATGATACACAGTTGTCAGTTATTTGGTTTTAAGTTACAGTGACATGTGATATCTTAAATTGTATTCTCCATCGCATCCATACTTTCTCCTCCATTCTCCTTAACTGAACCATCCTTTATTGAGCTGAGTAGCTCATACTTGTTGCACAGGCTGATAATACTCCCCAGGGAACTGAGATGCTTGGAAGCACTTTGTGGTGCCCTTCTGGTGTAAAAAGCACTTTATtaaaactagttattatttctttatttctttgatTGTTATCCCACCCCCCTCAAGAAATATCAAATTCTAAAAGAAATGGAGATATAACCATATAAtaacgccccagattgcagagtagagCTTTTGAAACTAAAAATATATGTTAATATTTGGGCTTCATGCTTGCAGGTTTTCGAGTTTGAATGCTTTCGCGCTTTGTGCtcagagttaaaaaaaaaaatctgaacaGCGTATTCCATccctggggctgatttcactAATGCTTTGCGATCATCACCGAAATCCATCGCTAAATCCAAAATCGATGGCAACTTAACAATGGATTTTTGATAGCGATTTCACTCAAACTTAGCGATGAGAACACTCATCGCAAAGTTTTAGTTAGCGATGATAATCTTGCGATGACTCGTTAGTGGTCGCAAACTAAAAGTTTGTggcaaacttatgatacattgcgccatCATTATGTGCTTAGTTATAGTAGTGTACGGCTTGACATATAATTTGTCTGTGATTAAGGGTAAAATTGCGCTACatttagtcttgcggtcttttaccttggagactcagattgccgatgacaactatcacccagattgccgatgacaactatcaccCCTCACCCTCACCCACCACCCTCACCCTCACCCACCACCCTCACCCTCACCCACCACCCTCACCCACCACCCTCACCCACCACCCTCACCCACCACCCTCACCCCTCACCCACAACCCACCCTCACCCATAACCCTCACTCACCACCCACCACCTTCACCCTCACCCTCACCCACCACCCTCACCCACCACCCTCACCGACCACCCTCACCCACCACCCTCACCCACCACCCTCACCCACCACCCTCACCCACCACCCTCACCGACCACCCTCACCCACCACCCTCACCCACCACCCTCACCCACCACCCTCACCCACCACCCTCACCCACCACCCTCACCCACCACCCTCACCCACCACCCACCACCCTCACCCACCACCCACCACCCTCACCCACCACCCACCACCCTCACCCACCACCCACCACCCTCACCCACCACCCACCACCCTCACCCACCACCCACCACCCTCACCCACCACCCTCACCCTCACCCACCACCCTCACCCTCACCCACCACCCTCACCCTCACCCACCACCCGCACCCTCACCCACCACCCGCACCCTCACCCACCACCCGCACCCTCACCCACCACCCGCACCCTCACCCACCACCCGCACCCTCACCCACCACCCACACCCACCACCCACCACCCGCACCCACCACCCACCACCCACCACCCTCACCCACCACCCGCACCCTCACCCACCACCCGCACCCTCACCCCGCACCCTCACCCACCACACCTTTTTTCGTTAATGAAAAGATTAAACAACAATTCATTTTTACTCATGATATCAAAATTGCAAGCTTTAATACCTCTGGCAGAGTCTGCTGATTTTGTGTagaaaatgcaaggtttaccccattgttttgtttttaaactgacTTTTTCCCCGTCATGATTGTGTAAACACAATTAAGGGTTTATCGTATATGGTTTTGAGTATAAGTCAAAGCTAACCAAGTATGACTTGAGGAAAACCTGCATAAGGTTTAACCCATGTGATTCTGTGGTTAAATTGAAGCGCTTTTCCCTTGAGGAGTTTAGTGAAAACTGCAAGGTTGGACCCTTTTGTGATTTTTATAACAATACAACATTCAATAAAAGCAGCTAGGTTGAAAACATACACCAAGTATTACACTAATATTTTTGCTGTTTggggttgctttttttttttttttttttccaaagtagAAAGTTGTTAGAtaactttatttcattttaaatgttaTATATTTCTACCATTTCTTAAACTAATTTTAAAACGGAAGTATTTCACTTTCAATTAATCAAACCAATCtattttcataaaacatttaaacatggactataacggTACTCCTACTTTAAAATCACTATCAgaacttgtttatgttgtgttcagctatcaattcattgttgtggtcatgtttttctccaaatacTTTTGCTACAATTTGACCGAAAAAATTTGACCTCGATTCTTCGATTTTGAAATTTCCCGCCCTGTACTGGTTCCCGGCTATTAAACCAACACTGAAATCCAAGCGGATTTGTAAACCAGCGGACGTCATGAACGCAGTCAAAAAATTGTGACGTATTACCCATGAAGCAACGAGAGTAAACAAAGATTACGCCATGTTACTgcgtgtgttgtgtatgcgtTTTCATCCACACTAGTACAGGCGTGCGTGTGTGCTACGAAGCTTGTTGTTTCTAGTGTATCAGCTATAAATACTGCCGactatttggttgtttgtggaTGCACTTGTAGTTTCAAAGTTCTACCACCAGGCCCCAGCCAGTGCTGCTTGTGCATGCTACGAGTAGAGGGGTCCCTCTGCCGTGGCCCTGGTCGCAAGTGGCCGTGGAACAGCAAAAGAATCAAGTGGCATTAcagaaaagagagggagaaaagcctggtaagtacttgttaataatctttaaaaaatctactactgagaaactatctccattattaattcaggcccaatacatgtacatgtatttgtaataagaaaaatagtaaacaatctctacccttttCATGCAAGGAACAATCATCTTGTCAAATGACACGATGTGCATGCTCTGAATCTGACCCGACTACCATAAAATATCACCATAGTGTATTGACTCTGTTGAGTGATGAATCCATGTAGCCACCCAAGTGCTTTTGGCATGTTTATGCCCTGGTTTACATTTTCTGGCATGTTCATGCTCAACCATGTGTGAACACTATATTaatccatttaaaaagttgattgttACAGTTAACAGTTTATTGGCCTCGCtgacatgtatttatattggtctatactggattgctggacattgtttttgccaaagctgcctaagaattgttcgctttttttttttttaaggcacagctcaaaaatatgttcaaactcccatccatataattgcccatccatggtcattcagatttttttctctcctaatTCAGGAATTACCAATTCCAGAGAAGTTTAGTGTGAAGTTTTCCTATAGCTGTGTTTATTGGCTTGGCACGGTTAATTACATGGAGTGTTTACTATATTTGCATTTGTAAAATAAGGCCAGTTCTTTTTCAGCactagtttttttatttatttatttattttttgtttttatatttttttgtacagaaataaCTTGCAGCTCTACACTACAATGAGAATGCAGGACGAAGACAATGCAGGACGGAGACATGCTAGCCAGAACTAGAAATGGAGACCTAAGATTCTCAATAGCACTTTAGgtaagtagtaggcctatgcatgcaaattttcagaggatcagatgatttcttcatttttagtttttcagctgcccctttgaaaactgttcacggtggaggggggggggggggcaggaaaTGGAGTGTTGAATCGCAAGAACAGTTTTGTACTAGGTGTAgatctgggggaggggggtggttgGAGGTCATGTTTTCTATCAGACATAAAGAAAACCTGCCCCCTGGTTTTGTTGCATGGTTTTGTtgcatgtggactccttttgttctggttttgcGTTAATTTCCTGtaaggttcttttcaaaactatgcCAACTCAAAGAGAGATTGTCAGTCTGTGGTGTTACGTCAAACCTTCCGAGATTGTATTTCTGCCatgtaaattttcaagaaatcccACATAAcgattatttggttttgttttttatttttcattaaacagatacgcaaagaatgcatgcacaatgcacttgttcattgtcagcagggtgacaagacatgaaaacaactccatccgcagctgatgtgtaacccccgtgtcattgacatcaaccttcaccagccggaaaaggatgcagcagctttttttttttttttgggagggggggtgggggttcaaaggtagtgggttcaactttgtttgaagaaagaatgacctgtgcccagtttcatggatctgttcaccaccaaattctgcgcttatgatcaccattctctgcttacgtccaaacgctaaatttctgcgcttactttgtaagcgtagaatgcctggtataaaccaagtatgcacccatgaccggcaaaagccaaaattcgctggtaacctgtgaaacgcgcttgatgtaagcacataattccctgcttccgcaagtgccgattctttgtttacagtatgcagatccatgaaattgggccctagcttgtacacattgatgtgggttttattttattttttatatatatattttttttttgggggggggggtaaccagggtagtacaatcaactttgtttaaaaacagaataacatggtctgtacacaatgattttattatattcttttaatgtacaacttaatttacaatttacaaagagaaccacagctaactaggtacataacatgacctaggttttcttttttagggggaggggcgttgacagggttgtatagttaactttttttgatgACGGAATGTTCAGATGATTTCGCTATCACTAAGCaacctttttttcaattttgatatttaaaactgaaaaataaactattgtcgtttgcaaatacatacagttttagtgttgtcgttattatggaggtgtacatgtaggcttctgtttttttgttttgtttttatatttctgctaaccaagttgaatgttgttaccatgttaatcatagtgtattgttgacaacaggggacaagtttattgcacataagtgctaaattaatcaatttgaaccacacacctaattttataagccatagtaatttacattttgtgtctttcagaggagtgggtggttcaaattaaattattcaatttgaaccacccacccctctgaaagaaacaaaatgaaataatatacatgttcatttatacgtaaattattatggcttataaaattatttctcactccctccggatcattataacttggaaaattgttacgactgaagacaaataaaccaaagcaaagctgcctaatccgttggtggatatacgaaaatccttccactgtactgtacacGAGAGTTTGGAAATGTCCTTCGTGTTGCTGCCACCAAACATGATGTCAGTGGCAGCGGTTGAACGGCCAATAGTCCCAAGCTCACCACTTGCTGATATTCAACATTgcagtgttttctgtaaaacaaaacaaaagaattcatacaaaattattaacaaaagaattcatacaaaattattaacaaaagaattcatacaaaattattaacaaaagaattcatacaaaattattaacaacagatttgtggtttgcatggtgaagtgttaatattgcatgtgtgtacctgaattgctttaaaactatacccatgccagaaggcaatcataatccaaagtaacagttacatacatgcacatgagatatttgtgtagatgcacATGTGTCCACCACCACGCAGTTACTtggtggagaaaaacaacaacataggttatctacaatatcagtttaaattgataatgtatgaattttgccaacaaagtataaaacgcaagacaaaaattacccctcccctcacatttctactgactaagtcagtgcatgtgttgttcacatacatgtattataacgtgaatggaggtaaacaataaaccttgtcCATCATGTTCGTTCATGTTTTAATCTAGTCAAGGATAGCCTTCAACTATTTTTGGGAGCAGAAATAAACTGATCAAACGAAGCATCATTCAGTATAATTCATGAAACGTTTTGTGGCCTTACCAGTCTGTCTTTAGCCGTCGATCATCAGGGTTTGGCTCATCGTCTGCGGCCTGACGATCATCGTCCCCGGGCTGGTTAACTAAATGTACTCATAACACGTCTTCGGCTTCTCTCTCGTCCGGTGAGCTCCCCTTATCGCTAGAGCCCTcactttcctctgaagtgcctccctgaaatgccttttcctcatctatactgtggttttcccaagacccgctgccatcggacattttcgctgttttttgtgtcaaaaaaatgcagcctatagtgtccgatgttattccacattcaatgtacatgtaaaatgcacgcacacgatcgacctgacacactgtgtacagagcttcggtacgtggtgtgacgtcacacactgtgtatgaatggttcgtgggtcaccggcttttgccgaaactgagttttctgggtcggagtacgccgcgcgaatttgtgttttttttgcatgaaggaaaaggttttattgaatactactaaaatatcagtccttattttacatttcttgtacaaaaatagtaatattggctatatcaataatccgttatagtccatgtttaataattttatacttttataaatttagaaaaaaatccAATTAAACGTAACCATACCATATAATAAGTTActaattgttttcttgttatttaGCATCGTCTGATGAtctaaatataataatattgataataatcGTTTTTTATATAGCCCTTCAAACATTGTGTCTCAAAGCGTTTTATTACCTCTAACCACTGCCTTTCCATTCCCCAAaccttctcagctccctggggagtttaCAGCCTGTGCTACCaagtatgtagcgcactaagctaaatcaatcacaaaaaacatctctgccttcacaggtacccatttaccatgggtgtcttgctcaaggacacaagtgtcacgaccgggattggaacccacactctgctaagcAAGTGATACATAACACAGGAGCTGTGAGTATGCATGAATATTCTTGTTACTGTTTTTGAATTGATGaagaattttaatattaattttggtttttactcatacaccgatgtgtgtaagcactgtatactcagtactttcccgagtcctgtgaaaaagaaaaatcacaggcatattactctggtgggatttgaacctgtgacctttgcaattctagggcagtgtcttaccaactaggctaccgagattgcccggtagctagaggcagttcgaatcctatgttttggcagcgggtacagcaacgatataatagatgcaGAATTGTTTGTACCCTTTTCAGATCAATTAGATTAAACTTGATCTAGAAGTCAAAAATGTAAGCCAGCCACTTTTTTATAATAAAGGACTCGGTTTTCGTTAGGAAGcagtataaataattattatcagcAACAGACTAACGAGACCAAAAATGCATTTGAATTTCATTAGAAAATCCTTTTACCATTTTAACCTATTCaattccatactcttgttggataaaaagaacaattgtgagaattaaaacGGTACAAAGAAATgtaaaaatcaaaagtacataaattgtacaaaaacaatatGAAAGCCAATTGTAAATGAATAACTAggaattcaaatctcttctcaaaacttatcttatgtcacaggttttcagaTCCTaactttgttgtgtctgtttttcgttgttttttttgttttactgcgccttgaacacccagcagggtgaatatgtgcgcattacaagtcttattattattattattattattattattaattaactatgtacaagagagGATTAAGAGAGTATGAGGCGTGAAAAATGTGCGTGGAAGGAGATTACTTGTACATTAAGATGCCACTTTGAAGTTTATTGATGTTGGTAACAGACACGCAGAAATAGGTGCAGAATTGTGCAGAGACTCTATCAGAAAAAAAGAACTTTGAGCCCcgtcccctcccccccccccccccccccccccttgactGTGGTATGTGTGTTAGTCCATGcctgtttttatgaaacttcaataattaatattgtttgGGAAAATAGAGCAAATATCCAGTGTCGAGAGGATTTAAAACTGTATCATTTTAGATTATAAAATATCAAGTTATGTCTCCAAATTTGACAAGAGCTTGTTGCAACAGCCCTCAACAACCAACACGGAATGTAACTACTCTGTATCTAGCGCGCTCATTCGTCAAGATCAAGGGGTGTGTTGTGGGTGTGTTGTGGGCGTGCCCGTCCGTGCTTTGatcatagcgccctcttgtggggAAAATTTGACAGCAGACTAGACTTCCAGACGAATACTTCATGCTGCTGGAATTTACATGTTTCAAATTTGACTTGGGAAAATGGTGTTGTTTGCATGCCGAGTGAGGGTTCAAGAAGTGTATTGTGCGCAATGTAGATTTCTCCAAGACACGAAGTACGTTGGTTATTCATCGGTAAGTGTtataaaatgtgttgtttttttacacttACAGCGGCAGTGTTTTCCCATTCATTTGCGTTGTGTATGCGTACAACTATACAGTACAACAATTACAAGCACGTAGTAAAAATCATGAATGAATCAGCGCAAGCACAGAGAGGCGATGATGATACATCCCGCTCAACTTTGAACCTTAAAATCTTTGCTGTCAACAAATCACCGTTTCCACGTAGTATAACTTTTTCATGTTTGAAAATTTTCAttgtaaactgctcacaaaaagttaggaaacttttttcaatcaagtatATTTGTATCATTTATTACTCTGTTGGTATTAAGTTAATCAACGCAAAGCTGaggtgttcctctttaaaatgataaagTTAGTGGTATATGTAGACCCAGTTtaaactggggcgctgtactctttTATTTCGAATTTGCTGaggtgttcctctttaaaatgataaagTTAGTGGTATATGTAGACCCAGTTtaaactggggcgctgtactcttttttttttcttcgaattttgacattctctgtcgTCCGGACCCACAATGCACTGCACATCTGCGCAGTAGCGCAGCACAGCAAAACATTGGCTCTAAATAGGCAAGAAGAGATGGATGGTCAAGCGGATtgctaaaaaaaatcataattttttaGCTGGAGAATTTTTAGTCGGTGCAATTTCATGCCTTCAGTTACATCTTAAACATGGAGAGGCCAGTTGGCAGTTTTGAAAGTAATTCGTTTGGTAGTTCCGTCATTTTCAGGCATTTTTGGTGTGACATGTatgattttttatgaaaatgttgCACTTTATCAAAACCTGCTAGGCTTTGGCTGGGGCGCCAGGAGTTcgaaggagtacagcgccccagttactgggtctacgtTATTTGTACTAAATAGTCGATAGGTAATGATCAATAATCAAGAACCGGTCAAGCTTCAGAACCATGAATGGTTTACACAAGCatttgcaccagtgagaacACCACAAACAATTAGATTACCCCCATCTcgtgaaaaacaccttgtttgggtatttgcaagacttGTTACTGAACTTCTTATCTCAATATAAAGTTGATTAAGATCATATAAAGTTGATTAAGTTGCCTTGCTTgcttgaattacagtgtcaattattgtttgttcatacagcaacacaaaattgctaattttggtaCATTTGATTTATGACTTTGTCTCTTTCTCACTCATGTGGCCAAGTCTAGCAATATGCCATCATTGCAAATGTATCATTTTAATGAGGAATACCTCAGCTTTGCATTATGTAATTTAATACAAACAGAGTAATATAGTataaatatactggattgaaaaaagtttccttactttttgtgagcaacTCCAGTTGCGTACGAAAGGGCGTAGTTGCTTTCCGGCCTTTGTCAAATTTACATGACATTGTTGCGCAATGTTtttgtaagtagactggtgctctgtttaaatgttttactacatgtatgaggtACTGGCATGGGGATCCAGTCTACTATATCcatgtgtatgtgtgtgtgtccCTAACACCAACCGACAACAAAACGCCCATCACCCCAATCCTCAGACATCCATAGATTGcccgaaaaaaaaacaaagaaacatttggtAGAACAACATGTAAAAAAGACATGTAAAAAAGGATCCGAAGGTGACTGGTGACTGTTCTGCATCAAGTACACTAGACTTTAGTACTAAGGCCATACTACTTTTGCACAGTGGTCCTTACAATTTAAGTGCAACGGCACCCAGCACATTGTGTAGctggtgactgctctatattccaacacccctatgttccgacaccccctatattccgacaaaaaaacacccctatgttcagaCACCCCTCTGTTCCGACAACCTGAACCACCATTTTGTGTCAGGCATTTTCCATGAAAAACGgggcaacttaaaggcagtggacactattggtaatcactcaaaataattatcagcataaaacctcacttggtatttATGAGTAAAGGAGAgatgttgctagtataaaacattgtgagaaactgctccctccgaagtgacatagttttcgagaaagaagtaattttccacgattttgatttcgagacctcaagtttagaatttgaggtctcgagatcaagcatctgaaagcacacaaatttgtgtgacaagggtgtttttttctttcattgttatctcgcaactttgacggccaatcgagctcaaattttcagaggtttgctattttatgcatatgttgagatacaccaagttagaagactggtctttgacaattaccaatagtgtccactgtctttaaagaaactACAGCTGACCGAAATTTTATCCATCAATGTCCAGTAACCTATCTATATGTTGTCCCCAACAATTTATATGAAAATTGTTCTTCTGGTATAGCAACTTTGATTTATTAATAAGAGGGCtgagtgggggaggggggggtggaCTTTATtagtcattattattaattgttaacattattattattctattcttttctttttggggcggggggggggggcaaatgaaAGAAATTACACACCGGAATTAGGCCtatacatcattttttttaaatagtacaAATTCAACTTTGAATGTTCAAACTTATTCCCAGCCGAAACTCACCTGGAAATCTGTAAtacaagttgtgtttttgtttttaggggtgttggaatatagggatgtcagaacataggggtgtcggataGGTTCAGTTGTTTTGAACATACAGGTAGTGGTGACGGAATATAGGGGTGATGGAAtacaggggtgtcggaatataggggtgtcggaatataggaatgtcggaatataggaatgtcggaatataggaatgtcggaatataggaatgtcggaatataggttcagttgtcggaacatacatgtaggggtgACAGAATACAGGGGTGACGGAAtacaggggtgtcggaatatagtaatgtcggaatataggttcagtggtcggaacatacatgtaggggtgtcggaatataggaatgtcggaatataggttcagttgtcagaacatacatgtaggggtgACAGAAtacaggggtgtcggaatataggaatgtcggaatataggttcagttgtcggaacatacatgtaggggtgACAGAAtacaggggtgtcggaatataggaatgtcggaatataggttcagttgtcggaacatacatgtaggggtgACAGAATACAGGGGTGTTGGAATATAGGAATGTTggaatataggttcagttgtcggaacatacatgtaggggtgACAGAATACAGGGGTGTTGGAATATAGgaatgtcggaatataggttcagttgtcggaacatacatgtaggggtgACAGAATACAGGGGTGTTGGAATATAGGAATGTTggaatataggttcagttgtcggaacatacatgtagggggtGACGGAAtacaggggtgtcggaatatagtaatgtcggaatataggttcagttgtcggaacatacatgtaggggtgACAGAAtacaggggtgtcggaatataggaatgtcggaatataggttcagttgtcggaacatacatgtaggggtgACAGAATACAGGGGTGTTGGAATATAGGAATGTTggaatataggttcagttgtcggaacatacatgtaggggtgACATTATACAGGGGTGTTGGAATATAGgaatgtcggaatataggttcagttgtcggaacatacatgtaggggtgACAGAATACAGGGGTGTTGGAATATAGGAATGTTggaatataggttcagttgtcggaacatacatgtaggggtgACGGAATACAGGGGTGTTTGAATATAGtaatgtcggaatataggttcagttgtcggaacatacatgtaggggtgACAGAAtacaggggtgtcggaatataggaatgtcggaatataggttcagttgtcggaacatacatgtaggggtgACAGAATACAGGGGTGTTGAAATATAGGAATGTTggaatataggttcagttgtcggaacatacatgtaggggtgACAGAATACAGGGGTGTTGGAATATAGgaatgtcggaatataggttcagttgtcggaacatacatgtaggggtgACAGAATACAGGGGTGTTGGAATATAGGAATGTTggaatataggttcagttgtcggaacatacatgtaggggtgACGGAATACAG encodes:
- the LOC117307366 gene encoding extensin-like, which translates into the protein MGTSRCNPRVYGGGSVFTASQHGVWKRMMYALPLQTVSSSTQFRWIQHSAGHMAPMWSIDDVYIGIRCPNICNGHGACGSDGRCQCDQKYIADDNYHPSPSPTTLTLTHHPHPHPPPSPTTLTHHPHPPPSPLTHNPPSPITLTHHPPPSPSPSPTTLTHHPHRPPSPTTLTHHPHPPPSPTTLTDHPHPPPSPTTLTHHPHPPPSPTTLTHHPHPPPTTLTHHPPPSPTTHHPHPPPTTLTHHPPPSPTTHHPHPPPSPSPTTLTLTHHPHPHPPPAPSPTTRTLTHHPHPHPPPAPSPTTRTLTHHPHPPPTTRTHHPPPTTLTHHPHPHPPPAPSPRTLTHHTFFR